The Oncorhynchus nerka isolate Pitt River linkage group LG15, Oner_Uvic_2.0, whole genome shotgun sequence genome contains the following window.
CTGAGCACAGGTCATACATTGGTAGATAGGCACGTAAACACCAACCAAGATTGTCTCTCTCATCTCAATGAAGGCTTCTATCTTTTCTCCTGTActttcatcttctctcctctctgacagacAATGAATGACTTTGACTATCTGAAACTACTGGGCAAAGGCACTTTTGGGAAAGTCATTCTGGTGAAGGAGAAGGCGAGTGGAACTTATTACGCCATGAAGATCCTGAAGAAGGAAGTCATCATCGCCAAGGTACTGGCTGGTGTAAAGCAGTTTTTCTCAACCTAGggatccaattttatttgtcacatgcgccaaatacagcatgtgtagaccttacagtgaaatgcttacttaaaagcccttaaccaacaatgcagttttaagagaaatgcatgttaagtaaaaaataaaagtaacaagtaattagagcagcagtaaaataacagtatcgagactatatacagggggtaccggtacagagtcaatatgcgtgGGCACAGATTTTTCAGTCGAGGTAATATGAACATGTACATCTGCAAGCTCTAACTGTTTTTTTTCCTGCTTGGAAGTACATTTAAACTTGCACTATAGAACTGACTAAATGAGTGTCTGACCATTCCACAGACTGGAGATCGAGAAACACTGTTTGAAAGAACTGAGCCCTGTTGGAATGGATGCAGATATCGTCATTTGGCACCTTTTCACCTTCCACATCCTAacattctgtctttctctcctgttctctatcgctctctttccctctctctctctacccccatttCTGGATTTTCCTCTCTTTCCTTGTAATGCAGGACGAAGTTGCTCACACCCTCACAGAAAGCAGAGTGTTAAAAAACACCCGGCATCCATTCCTAACAGTGAGTATTGTTTAGCAAAGACTTAAAGGCAAACTTTATACTGTAAGCCTGTATTATTCACTTGGAGGccatgtctcaaatggcacccatagggctctgatcaaaagtagtgcactatataggaaatagggtgccacttgggatgcaTCCACAGACTCAGTCAAAAGCAAAGTCTGATTGAATAAACAACGTTAAAGCTGTTCTACTGTTGCACGTGTCATTAGATATGAACATCTGTTTGTGTGGATGTAAAGAAACAAAACAACAGCGATGATGCAACTCTTATTTTTCTCCAGTCTCTGAAGTACTCTTTTCAGACCAAGGACCGGTTGTGCTTCGTCATGGAGTATGTAAACGGAGGAGAGGTAAGGGATGCCTGTGCTACCTGAGATACATGGGGAAAGATGAGCACTTTTTTCCCCAGACACTGTAGGTGTGTTGATGTGGATTCCCTGAGACAGTTGCACCTTCCTCTTCCACAATGTAGAATTCTTTCCGGGAGCCAAAGTAATTATTTCCAGGGACCGTCTCAGATtaggaatgctgatctaggatcaagtCCCCCTCTTATTCATTCAAatttaaaaggcaaaactgatcttaTATCATCACTCCTACTCTGAAACGATATGTGAATACTGGCCTAGGACATCTTTTTTTAGAGAGCTATTAGTGAATGGAACTATACCGTTATATGCCGATgtgtaaatatatatttgattTTAACATAACTTTAAATAATTGTACATTTTGTTACGTGTTTTTACCATTTATTCCTTTCTTTCccgtttaaattatttttttccccCCGCAGCTGTTTTTCCATTTGTCAAGAGAGCGAGTGTTCTCTGAGGACCGCACGCGATTCTACGGAGCTGAGATCGTCTCCGCTTTAGACTACCTTCACTCTGCCAAGATAGTGTACCGCGATTTGAAGGTACATGCATTCATATGGACAGTCATCTCTATATCTATCATAACACCATTCTACAACTTCTCTTAGAGGCGAATCCTTACTTCCAATCCTAACTAAGTCCAATGGGAGACTAAGTGAAAATTTGACTTAAACCATGTAAAAAGAGCATGCTGTTGAGGATGGATATATTATTGGGGCATATATTCAACATATGATATGGTATTTATGCTCATTGACAGCTGGAGAACTTGATGCTGGATAAAGACGGACACGTCAAGATCACGGATTTCGGCCTCTGCAAAGAGGGCATCACAGACGCGGCCACCATGAAGACCTTCTGCGGCACGCCGGAGTACCTGGCTCCAGAGGTCAGAGCTCACATtgatgtacactacactacccaaaATGCAATGTTGTAAGATATGTCCAGGTTTTCTTATGGGAGGAAATATTCTAGGTGTCTAATATATACTAACTACATACTAATGCTGAGTAAAGCGGGGATCGACTGGCAAGAGTCAAAAGCCCTTGCACGGAAAAGAGTGAGGTGGAGAGAAGAACGTTATGAATGCTGTATGCTCCCGAGGGGGCCCCGATGGTGGACGCCCATTGCTCCATGCTCCCAAAGTCACATACTAATAAAATGTagtgttattggtcacgtacacctATTTTTCacgttatcgcaggtgcagcgaaatgcttgtgttcctagctccatcagTGTAGTAATACCGAACAATACACAGAAATCCCCCAAATAAAAAGAGGAAATATCAGAACAAGCCATGTCAGTCTGAAATATATATGTATGTGGTGGTgtgtataaacattatggacaatATATATGCAGttgttatataggatgagccttgactagagtacagtatatacatatgaagtgggtaaaacgcACTGTGTGATGTCCCTATGCTAGGTGCTGGAGGACAATGACTACGGCCGGGCGGTGGACTGGTGGGGTCTGGGCGTGGTCATGTATGAGATGATGTGCGGCCGGCTGCCCTTCTACAACCAGGACCACGAGAAGCTGTTTGAGCTGATCCTCATGGAGGAGATCAAGTTTCCGCGCACGCTCTCCTCTGACTCCAAGTCTCTGCTCTCCGGCCTGCTCATCAAGGACCCCAACAAACGGTACAGACACACAGCGAGAGCTAGAAACAGACGCtcggacacacagacagacagacagacagtgcgtTGCATGCA
Protein-coding sequences here:
- the akt3b gene encoding RAC-gamma serine/threonine-protein kinase; translation: MSDQNVVKEGWVQKRGEYIKNWRPRYFLLKTDGSFIGYKDKPQDADLAYPLNNFSVAKCQLMKTERPKPNTFIIRCLQWTTVIERTFHVDTPDERDEWAEAIQMVADSLAKQEEEGILCSPTSQIENEVNEEEMDTSTSQHKRKTMNDFDYLKLLGKGTFGKVILVKEKASGTYYAMKILKKEVIIAKDEVAHTLTESRVLKNTRHPFLTSLKYSFQTKDRLCFVMEYVNGGELFFHLSRERVFSEDRTRFYGAEIVSALDYLHSAKIVYRDLKLENLMLDKDGHVKITDFGLCKEGITDAATMKTFCGTPEYLAPEVLEDNDYGRAVDWWGLGVVMYEMMCGRLPFYNQDHEKLFELILMEEIKFPRTLSSDSKSLLSGLLIKDPNKRLGGGPDDAKEIMRHSFFVAVDWQDVYDKKLVPPFMPQVSSETDTRYFDEEFTAQTITITPPEKYDEDGMGEGDSERRPHFPQFSYSASGRE